Proteins encoded in a region of the Armatimonadota bacterium genome:
- a CDS encoding prevent-host-death protein: MAAPTQIQYVSDASGKPVGVLVPIALWREIESERETAYLLKSEAMKARLIEAKKRKTGTSLKDVRTKLGI; this comes from the coding sequence ATGGCAGCACCCACCCAGATCCAGTACGTTTCAGACGCAAGCGGCAAGCCCGTGGGCGTGCTCGTACCTATCGCTCTTTGGCGCGAGATTGAGTCCGAGCGTGAGACGGCGTACTTGCTGAAGAGCGAAGCCATGAAAGCCCGCCTGATCGAAGCAAAGAAGAGAAAGACCGGGACCTCGTTGAAAGATGTCCGAACCAAGCTTGGAATTTGA
- a CDS encoding Txe/YoeB family addiction module toxin — MSEPSLEFDIRAFEDLAWWIEQERKKALRIFKLVLEVGRTPFEGTGKPEPLKHELSGCWSRRIDREHRLVYQVLSDGKIRILACRYHY, encoded by the coding sequence ATGTCCGAACCAAGCTTGGAATTTGATATTCGCGCCTTCGAAGACCTTGCCTGGTGGATTGAGCAAGAGCGCAAGAAGGCGCTTCGTATTTTCAAACTCGTATTGGAGGTGGGACGCACACCGTTTGAGGGTACAGGCAAACCCGAGCCCCTCAAGCACGAGCTTTCCGGATGCTGGTCACGGCGAATAGACCGAGAACATCGACTTGTCTACCAAGTTCTCTCTGACGGGAAGATTCGCATTCTCGCATGTCGGTACCACTACTGA
- a CDS encoding ThiF family adenylyltransferase has product MSVPLLMQGKDLTPDEILRYSRHLIMPEVGLEGQGRLKAASVLLVGAGGLGSPAAMYLAAAGVGRLGLVDFDVVDFTNLQRQVIHGTPDVGKPKLQSAQETIEAINPKVHVEPYETLLSSENALDIFRGYDVIVDGTDNFPTRYLVNDACVLLGKPNCYGSIFRFDGQATVFHHPVGENGGTGYGVQGSGPDEDRDRGNRGQGDTGRGGHGVEGTGRQGERGTDSSIADSQSTIRNPQSAIELGPCYRCLYPEPPPPGTVPSCAEGGVLGILPGVIGLIQATEAVKIILGKGESLAGRLLLYDALNMRFRELKIRRDPNCPVCGDHPMVTKLVDYHSFCGVPGHGVNQALYEDEIEPTALRAMAKKGDRYVLIDVREPHEYEINRIEGSKLIPLRDLPERVSELDSADEIVVHCLVGQRSAEACQFLKTAGFKKVRNLRGGIRKWIDDVEPDMVRY; this is encoded by the coding sequence ATGTCGGTACCACTACTGATGCAAGGCAAGGACCTCACCCCAGACGAAATCCTGCGCTACTCGCGGCATCTCATCATGCCGGAGGTCGGACTGGAGGGCCAGGGCAGGCTCAAGGCGGCCAGCGTGCTGCTCGTCGGCGCGGGTGGGCTCGGCTCCCCGGCAGCCATGTACCTTGCGGCTGCAGGCGTTGGCAGGCTTGGGCTGGTGGACTTCGACGTGGTCGATTTCACCAACCTCCAACGCCAGGTGATCCATGGCACGCCGGACGTCGGGAAACCCAAACTCCAGTCGGCTCAGGAGACGATCGAGGCGATCAATCCGAAGGTCCACGTTGAGCCTTATGAGACGCTTCTCAGCAGCGAGAACGCCCTCGATATCTTCCGCGGTTACGACGTGATCGTCGACGGCACCGACAACTTTCCCACTCGGTACCTGGTGAACGACGCCTGTGTGCTGCTTGGCAAACCCAACTGCTACGGCTCGATCTTCCGGTTCGACGGCCAGGCGACGGTGTTTCACCATCCGGTGGGAGAGAATGGGGGCACAGGGTACGGGGTGCAGGGTTCAGGGCCTGACGAAGATAGGGACAGAGGGAACAGGGGACAGGGAGACACGGGGAGAGGGGGACACGGAGTCGAAGGGACAGGGAGACAGGGAGAGAGGGGGACGGATTCGTCAATCGCTGATTCACAATCCACAATCCGAAATCCGCAATCTGCAATCGAACTCGGTCCCTGCTATCGGTGCCTCTATCCCGAGCCTCCACCGCCGGGCACGGTTCCGAGCTGCGCCGAGGGCGGCGTGCTGGGCATTCTGCCGGGCGTGATCGGTCTCATTCAGGCCACCGAAGCGGTAAAGATCATCCTCGGCAAGGGCGAGTCGCTTGCGGGCAGGCTGTTGCTTTACGATGCCCTGAACATGAGATTTCGGGAGCTCAAGATACGGAGAGACCCGAATTGCCCGGTTTGTGGGGACCATCCGATGGTCACCAAGCTTGTCGATTACCACTCCTTCTGCGGCGTTCCGGGGCACGGGGTCAACCAGGCGCTCTACGAAGATGAGATCGAGCCAACAGCCCTTAGGGCCATGGCCAAAAAGGGGGACCGGTATGTGCTCATCGACGTTCGCGAGCCGCACGAATACGAGATCAACCGGATCGAGGGCTCGAAGCTGATCCCTTTGCGCGACCTCCCTGAGCGGGTCAGCGAGCTGGACTCAGCAGACGAAATCGTGGTGCACTGCCTGGTGGGCCAGAGAAGCGCCGAGGCGTGCCAGTTCCTGAAGACCGCCGGGTTCAAGAAGGTCCGCAACCTGCGCGGAGGCATTCGCAAATGGATCGACGACGTCGAGCCGGATATGGTGCGGTACTAG
- a CDS encoding DUF1801 domain-containing protein: protein MVTPNSVAEHLGSLSPEIRESVEKLRAKVLELVPEAVETISYGIPTVKMRGRGIVHYAGFKNHCSFFPGGAIVDRYAEELQGYKTSKGTIQFTPDHPLPDALIEKIIRDRIEAELPKMKE, encoded by the coding sequence ATGGTTACTCCAAACTCCGTCGCCGAGCATCTGGGCTCTCTTTCACCGGAAATCCGCGAGTCTGTCGAGAAGCTCCGCGCCAAGGTCCTTGAGCTTGTGCCAGAAGCGGTGGAAACCATCAGCTACGGGATCCCTACGGTCAAGATGCGTGGCCGCGGGATCGTCCATTACGCAGGGTTCAAGAACCACTGCAGCTTCTTCCCCGGCGGCGCCATCGTGGATCGCTACGCAGAGGAGCTCCAGGGCTACAAGACCAGCAAAGGAACGATCCAGTTCACCCCTGACCACCCCCTTCCCGACGCCCTGATCGAGAAGATCATCCGGGACCGCATCGAAGCCGAGCTACCGAAAATGAAGGAATAG